In Erigeron canadensis isolate Cc75 chromosome 7, C_canadensis_v1, whole genome shotgun sequence, one DNA window encodes the following:
- the LOC122607559 gene encoding uncharacterized protein At2g39795, mitochondrial-like, protein MALRLIGRLARKPTTSISSCCRPMTLFQHHHQQQQSRHFISDMRKSAFEDRIRRLIRNDIQYELDRSPLTQLIPKFKSFVIDERPGEQWIRLNKKFGNNEEIKVEVTMFRVFDPPAKHGSVTTDNDLELYISMVVDIFKDDDNGILEFVCNVWPDSIEIEKVFMRDQDGMAGKPYLGPPFGDLDDEVQTSLYDFLENRGINDDLALFLHKCMQHKSKNEYIRWMGSVEAFVARKK, encoded by the exons aTGGCTCTCCGGTTAATCGGAAGGCTGGCAAGAAAACCGACAACATCCATTTCCTCTTGTTGTCGTCCTATGACCCTttttcaacatcatcatcaacaacaacaatccAGACATTTCATTTCAGATATGCGGAAATCGGCTTTCGAAGATCGTATTCGTAGACTTATTCGCAACGATATCCAATACGAACTCGACCGATCCCCTCTTACCCAG CTTATTCCCAAGTTCAAATCTTTTGTGATTGATGAGCGGCCTGGTGAGCAGTGGATCAGACTGAACAAGAAATTCGGAAACAATGAAGAGATAAAAGTAGAGGTAACCATGTTCCGAGTTTTTGATCCTCCTGCAAAACATGGAAGTGTGACCACGGATAACGATCTGGAGCTTTACATTTCAATGGTGGTTGACATCTTTAAAGATGATGATAATGGTATTTTGGAATTTGTTTGCAATGTATGGCCTGACAGCATAGAAATAGAGAAAGTGTTCATGCGTGACCAAGATGGAATGGCTGGTAAACCGTACTTGGGTCCTCCGTTTGG TGATTTGGATGATGAGGTACAGACTTCACTGTATGATTTCCTAGAGAACAGGGGTATAAATGATGATCTAGCCCTCTTTTTGCATAAATGCATGCAACACAAAAGTAAGAACGAATATATTCGTTGGATGGGAAGCGTTGAAGCTTTTGTAGCACGGAAAAAGTAA
- the LOC122608742 gene encoding pelargonidin 3-O-(6-caffeoylglucoside) 5-O-(6-O-malonylglucoside) 4'''-malonyltransferase-like, which translates to MAVKIEEQSSKIVKPLVSTLPTLRHYKLGFIEEVVAFVNVGVVLFFTPSSEHNAKFVSQLEKSLKRTLTQFYPLAGRYVQESHIIECNDEGVEFICAKVNTTLQDFLSYKENDKIIDDFIPCNEFLLATQVTMFECGAVAIGVSATHMLCDASTLCTFINEWGVMNRGESQTEFTGAGFSSSSLYQTRGLCPIPKMSSDMLTKFTRKKVSISESVISQIKAKGKNSTRKWSKVQLVAAIFWKAFIDIDRKIYNYQRESVLIQSINLRGKMASLIPKDSCGNIFGMFATEAGVAETTEALTDLLSDSVRKTVTNYSKAYHNNEEGETMVFNSFSQLLNINPESTNAVILTSWCKFPFYEADFGFGKPIWAAPGTIPVKNSAYFMDYAEGNGVESYVFLETKDVPFFEEAFYRVINDFAV; encoded by the coding sequence ATGGCTGTTAAGATTGAAGAACAATCCTCCAAAATCGTTAAACCTCTTGTTTCAACTCTTCCGACACTCCGGCACTACAAGCTAGGATTTATCGAAGAAGTTGTTGCTTTTGTAAATGTTGGTGTTGTTCTTTTTTTTACCCCAAGTAGTGAGCACAATGCGAAGTTTGTTTCTCAGCTAGAGAAATCACTCAAGAGAACCCTAACTCAATTCTACCCTCTTGCTGGTAGATATGTTCAAGAAAGTCACATTATTGAATGCAATGACGAAGGCGTTGAGTTTATATGTGCCAAAGTTAACACCACCCTTCAAGATTTTCTTTCTTACAAAGAGAATGATAAGATTATTGATGATTTCATTCCATGCAATGAGTTTTTACTTGCTACTCAAGTTACCATGTTTGAGTGTGGCGCGGTAGCTATAGGTGTAAGTGCTACGCACATGCTCTGTGATGCCTCAACTCTATGTACATTCATAAATGAATGGGGTGTCATGAACCGCGGAGAAAGTCAGACCGAATTCACTGGCGCTGGTTTTAGTTCATCCTCGTTATACCAAACTCGTGGTTTATGTCCTATTCCGAAAATGAGTAGTGACATGTTAACCAAGTTTACTAGAAAGAAAGTTTCAATCAGTGAGAGTGTGATTTCACAAATAAAAGCAAAGGGGAAAAATAGTACACGTAAATGGTCAAAGGTTCAATTAGTAGCAGCAATATTTTGGAAGGCTTTCATCGATATTGATAGGAAAATATACAACTATCAAAGAGAGTCTGTACTTATTCAGTCAATAAACCTTAGGGGGAAAATGGCATCCTTGATACCGAAAGATTCTTGTGGAAATATTTTCGGAATGTTTGCCACAGAAGCTGGAGTCGCGGAAACAACAGAAGCACTTACAGATCTTTTAAGCGATTCTGTGAGGAAAACCGTAACAAACTACTCAAAGGCGTACCACAACAACGAAGAAGGGGAAACAATGGTTTTCAATTCATTTTCACAACTATTGAATATAAATCCTGAATCCACAAATGCGGTCATTTTAACTAGTTGGTGTAAGTTTCCTTTTTATGAAGCCGACTTTGGTTTTGGAAAGCCCATTTGGGCAGCCCCGGGAACAATACCTGTAAAAAACTCTGCATATTTTATGGATTATGCGGAAGGTAATGGAGTCgaatcatatgtttttttagaAACTAAAGATGTCCCGTTTTTTGAAGAAGCATTTTATCGAGTTATAAACGATTTTGCTGTCTGA